One region of Flavobacterium sp. KACC 22763 genomic DNA includes:
- a CDS encoding helix-turn-helix domain-containing protein has product MDKLGFLDSVARIAVFVSLLLALFLLTVKTENKLANRLFASFITFSAIDFSGLLDFSFPTEYIYLTILRSTFCLLEMPLIYLYVLAVCYSDFRLKWKHLIYTTPFVVMNLVLMPRFYLESGIVREHFLANFSNMPEVYFFQILIECQYWFYIISIFLILRKYKKIYLENYTNPSTSTYKWLFQMNCVFAVMHSITASKNLLRYTASRDTFLWGNVLMVIMALSVICWFVMKALNHPELFRGINSRLTLTKDFLPKENNETIEIANNQDEAVSAQISELKNYMIEKEPYLDPSLTIQELANQIEISVRDLSVLINHHMDQHFFDFVNEYRIQKAMEILKNPSKKDLTVLEILYEVGFNSKSSFNTSFKKYTNLTPTAYRNAS; this is encoded by the coding sequence ATGGATAAATTAGGATTTTTAGATAGTGTTGCCCGTATTGCTGTTTTTGTTTCGTTATTACTTGCACTTTTTTTGCTTACCGTAAAGACAGAGAATAAATTAGCAAATCGATTATTTGCCTCTTTTATAACTTTTTCAGCAATTGATTTCAGTGGCCTTCTTGATTTTTCATTTCCGACAGAATATATTTATTTAACGATTTTGAGAAGTACATTTTGTTTGCTGGAAATGCCTCTGATTTATTTGTACGTTTTAGCAGTCTGTTATTCTGATTTTCGATTAAAATGGAAACACTTAATATATACAACTCCATTTGTAGTAATGAATTTAGTTTTAATGCCTCGATTTTATTTAGAATCAGGTATTGTAAGAGAACATTTTTTGGCCAATTTCAGTAACATGCCTGAAGTGTATTTTTTTCAGATTTTAATCGAATGCCAATATTGGTTTTATATTATCAGCATATTTTTGATTTTAAGAAAATACAAGAAAATCTACCTCGAAAATTATACAAATCCGAGTACCTCTACCTACAAATGGCTTTTTCAGATGAACTGTGTTTTTGCGGTAATGCATAGTATTACAGCTTCAAAAAATTTGTTGCGTTATACTGCTTCCAGAGATACTTTTCTTTGGGGAAATGTTCTTATGGTGATTATGGCCTTAAGCGTAATATGCTGGTTTGTGATGAAAGCATTAAATCATCCGGAACTTTTTAGAGGAATTAATTCAAGATTGACATTAACTAAAGACTTTCTTCCTAAAGAAAACAATGAAACCATCGAAATTGCAAATAATCAGGATGAAGCTGTTTCTGCTCAGATTTCAGAATTAAAAAATTATATGATTGAGAAGGAGCCATATCTTGATCCGTCGCTTACGATTCAGGAACTGGCCAATCAAATTGAAATTTCAGTTCGGGATTTGTCTGTTTTAATTAATCATCATATGGATCAGCATTTTTTTGATTTTGTGAATGAATATCGTATTCAAAAAGCAATGGAAATTTTAAAAAATCCTTCCAAAAAAGATTTAACTGTTTTAGAAATCTTGTATGAGGTGGGATTTAATTCTAAATCATCGTTCAATACTTCTTTCAAAAAATATACAAATTTAACGCCTACGGCTTATCGAAACGCTTCATAA
- a CDS encoding TonB-dependent receptor domain-containing protein has product MKKANLLIFLLLPLFCLAQSTLKLKGKITSQTKPLEWAEITISNLEGKIIEGTTSSQDGSFEINLKNGSYKIGISLLGFTDYENKISLEKDTDLGVMTLKENETKLVEVLIQSKKKTIEQKTDRLVYNFENNVTNVGGDALSAINSAPGVVVQNNTINILGKGTSRVMIDGRIIELTGEELNNFLKSISASDIKNIEIISNPPAKYEAEGTGGLINIIMKKGVRDSWKNTTTASYDQNKYGIFTLRDNFFYNKNKFRLSASVNGKTGYMNIEEISKVYFEDGISNLNATTKMKNENLSGKFALDYDFSEKTTVGFQFINDRNNPDFQSDIVIDRYDTQNQLKNYTINKSYADRASGSLTYNAHLITKLDSLNRKLSFDVDYFNYNSKFDREFIANDYLADGTFVNVNQSGRNISNQDIHNWSFKADMEHPLQVLNLSYGAKMSFTNSVSDLLYYNTITGTPELDPLQSNRFNYTENNQAFYVNGDKKINEKWNFQVGLRLENTQTKGFSETLNQETVNNYLKLFPTVFASYKKNDNNTFTLNYGKRINRPRFDLLNPFRIYISSNSYSEGNPFLQPSFSDNFELGYSYKEILRTTVFVNAITNGYGVLFTSNPETNTQIVTRDNYFKSLNYGVGETYSATFADWWTSENSLYFLGAKTEFIKDINATPSNSLEIDFSTNNTFVLGKNSKLQIDFSYTPPYESGLYKIGYTSSFDIGFKQDLLNKTMQIAFLANDIFNTSYLKDFTSVVNGVKQVYDQNNSNRFVRLSVVYNFGNKKINIKERAFGNQDEKKRAN; this is encoded by the coding sequence ATGAAAAAAGCAAACCTCCTTATCTTTTTATTATTGCCTTTATTTTGTTTGGCACAATCAACATTAAAATTAAAAGGAAAAATAACAAGCCAAACAAAACCTTTAGAATGGGCAGAAATAACAATCTCAAATTTAGAAGGAAAAATTATTGAAGGAACAACTTCAAGTCAAGATGGCTCTTTTGAAATCAATCTTAAAAATGGTTCTTATAAAATAGGGATAAGTCTTTTGGGGTTTACTGATTATGAAAATAAAATTTCCTTAGAAAAAGATACAGATTTAGGGGTTATGACGCTTAAAGAAAACGAAACAAAATTAGTTGAAGTTTTGATTCAGTCTAAAAAGAAAACCATCGAGCAAAAAACGGATCGTTTGGTCTATAATTTTGAAAATAATGTAACCAATGTTGGAGGAGATGCCTTAAGCGCCATCAATAGCGCGCCTGGTGTTGTAGTGCAAAACAATACGATAAATATATTAGGAAAAGGAACTTCGAGGGTTATGATTGATGGAAGAATTATTGAATTAACGGGCGAAGAATTGAATAATTTTTTAAAATCAATTTCGGCAAGTGATATTAAAAATATAGAAATTATAAGTAACCCGCCTGCAAAGTATGAAGCTGAAGGAACTGGCGGATTGATTAATATTATTATGAAAAAAGGAGTTCGTGATTCGTGGAAAAATACCACAACAGCTTCTTACGATCAAAATAAATACGGAATTTTTACTTTGAGAGATAATTTCTTTTATAACAAAAATAAGTTTCGCCTTTCGGCAAGCGTCAACGGAAAAACGGGATATATGAATATAGAGGAAATTTCAAAAGTATATTTTGAAGACGGAATTTCAAATTTGAACGCTACGACAAAAATGAAAAATGAAAATCTATCAGGGAAATTTGCTTTAGATTACGATTTTTCAGAAAAAACAACAGTGGGTTTTCAATTTATAAACGACAGAAATAATCCGGATTTTCAATCGGATATTGTGATAGACAGATATGATACTCAGAATCAATTAAAAAATTATACCATCAATAAAAGTTACGCAGACAGAGCATCTGGAAGTTTAACGTACAATGCGCATTTGATAACAAAACTGGATTCGCTGAACCGAAAATTATCTTTTGATGTGGATTATTTTAATTACAATTCAAAATTTGATCGTGAGTTTATCGCAAACGACTATTTGGCAGACGGAACTTTTGTTAATGTGAATCAGTCGGGGCGAAATATCTCAAATCAAGATATTCATAATTGGAGTTTTAAGGCAGATATGGAACATCCGCTTCAAGTCTTGAATTTATCTTATGGCGCGAAAATGAGTTTTACAAACAGTGTAAGCGATTTACTTTATTACAACACGATTACAGGAACTCCAGAATTAGATCCTTTACAATCAAACCGATTTAATTACACAGAAAATAATCAAGCGTTTTATGTTAACGGAGATAAAAAAATCAATGAAAAATGGAATTTTCAAGTTGGTTTGAGACTGGAAAACACGCAGACGAAAGGTTTCTCTGAAACTTTAAATCAGGAAACGGTTAATAATTATTTGAAATTGTTTCCAACAGTTTTTGCGTCTTATAAGAAAAACGACAACAATACTTTTACCTTAAATTATGGAAAAAGAATCAACAGACCACGTTTTGATTTATTGAATCCGTTTCGAATTTATATAAGCAGTAATAGTTATTCAGAAGGAAATCCGTTTTTACAGCCTTCGTTTAGTGACAACTTTGAGCTTGGATATTCTTATAAAGAAATTTTGAGAACTACGGTTTTTGTCAATGCAATTACAAACGGCTATGGCGTTTTGTTTACCTCAAATCCAGAAACAAATACACAAATTGTAACCAGAGATAATTATTTTAAAAGTTTGAATTATGGAGTTGGAGAAACATATTCGGCAACTTTTGCAGATTGGTGGACAAGCGAAAATTCTTTGTATTTTTTAGGCGCAAAAACAGAATTTATTAAAGATATCAATGCAACTCCGTCAAATAGTTTAGAAATAGATTTTTCTACAAATAATACTTTTGTATTAGGGAAAAATTCTAAGCTTCAAATTGATTTTAGTTACACGCCACCTTATGAAAGCGGTTTATACAAAATAGGTTACACATCAAGTTTTGATATTGGTTTTAAACAAGATTTGCTTAATAAAACGATGCAAATCGCATTTTTAGCAAATGATATTTTTAATACTTCTTACTTAAAAGATTTTACTTCAGTTGTAAATGGTGTGAAACAGGTTTACGATCAAAACAATAGTAACCGATTTGTGCGTTTGTCTGTGGTTTATAATTTTGGAAATAAAAAGATAAACATAAAAGAGCGTGCTTTTGGAAATCAGGATGAGAAAAAGAGAGCTAACTAA
- a CDS encoding ZIP family metal transporter, whose protein sequence is MNYLLPLFSVLLGYGAALFIKPENKTNLKLLLAFSGSFLLSLTVMHLLPDVYESHNHNIGIFIMVGILFQIVLEFFSKGAEHGHVHGHAKMSQIPWLLFISLCIHAFLEGFPVSHHHGLAVGIAIHHLPIAVILTTFFINADLNKKAIFAFMLTFAIMTPLGTIASEYLPFLSKYYTEITAIVIGILFHISSTIIFESSEGHKFNIAKVSMIVLGILLAFFL, encoded by the coding sequence ATGAATTATCTACTACCCTTATTTTCTGTACTTTTAGGATATGGCGCGGCTTTGTTTATAAAACCCGAAAACAAAACCAATTTAAAATTACTACTGGCCTTCAGCGGTTCTTTTTTATTGTCATTAACCGTAATGCATCTTCTTCCTGATGTTTACGAATCGCACAATCATAACATCGGAATCTTTATAATGGTCGGAATTTTATTCCAGATCGTTCTCGAATTTTTCTCAAAAGGTGCCGAGCACGGACACGTACACGGACACGCAAAAATGTCTCAGATTCCGTGGCTCTTGTTCATCAGTCTTTGCATTCATGCCTTTTTAGAAGGTTTTCCTGTAAGTCACCATCACGGTTTAGCTGTCGGAATTGCCATTCATCATTTGCCAATTGCCGTTATTCTAACAACATTTTTTATCAATGCCGATTTAAACAAGAAAGCCATTTTTGCCTTCATGCTGACCTTTGCTATCATGACGCCACTAGGAACAATAGCATCTGAATATTTGCCTTTTTTAAGTAAATATTACACCGAAATAACAGCAATCGTAATCGGTATTTTATTCCATATTTCATCTACTATTATCTTTGAAAGCAGCGAAGGCCATAAATTCAATATCGCCAAAGTTTCGATGATCGTTCTCGGAATTTTATTGGCATTCTTTTTATAA
- a CDS encoding class I SAM-dependent methyltransferase, whose translation MSQEPNASIPNHEDDNQNWYSSWFDTPYYHILYKDRNYREAQVFMDNLTHYLNLPEKAKVLDLACGKGRHSIYLNQLGYDVLGADLSENSIVEASKNSNETLHFKVHDMREPFEEKFDAIFNLFTSFGYFESDDDNLTTLKAIKESLSEYGFAVIDFMNVANVIENLVPEEVKTVDEIDFHIKRYVEDGHIFKEIDFEDKGRKYHFTEKVKALTLKDFQDLMDEAGIFLLDIFGDYKLKKFHKTESERLIMIFK comes from the coding sequence ATGTCTCAAGAACCTAACGCATCAATCCCAAATCACGAAGACGATAATCAAAACTGGTATTCTTCATGGTTTGACACGCCATATTATCACATTCTTTATAAGGATCGTAATTATCGTGAAGCTCAGGTTTTCATGGACAATTTAACGCATTACCTTAACTTGCCCGAAAAAGCAAAAGTATTGGACTTAGCATGCGGAAAAGGCCGTCATTCTATTTATTTAAATCAGTTGGGCTATGATGTTTTAGGAGCAGATTTGTCTGAAAACAGTATTGTAGAAGCCAGCAAAAATAGCAACGAAACACTGCATTTTAAAGTGCATGATATGCGCGAACCTTTTGAAGAAAAGTTTGATGCCATTTTCAACCTTTTCACCAGTTTTGGCTATTTTGAAAGCGACGACGACAATCTGACTACTTTAAAGGCAATTAAAGAAAGCCTATCTGAATATGGTTTTGCGGTTATCGATTTCATGAACGTGGCAAACGTTATTGAAAACCTTGTACCTGAAGAAGTAAAAACCGTTGACGAAATAGATTTTCACATCAAAAGATATGTTGAAGATGGACATATTTTCAAAGAAATTGATTTTGAAGACAAAGGCAGAAAATATCATTTTACAGAAAAAGTAAAAGCACTAACTTTGAAAGACTTTCAGGATTTAATGGACGAAGCTGGAATTTTCCTTCTGGACATTTTTGGAGACTACAAACTCAAAAAATTCCATAAAACCGAAAGCGAAAGATTAATCATGATTTTTAAATAG